One Microcebus murinus isolate Inina chromosome 10, M.murinus_Inina_mat1.0, whole genome shotgun sequence DNA segment encodes these proteins:
- the LOC105885022 gene encoding angiopoietin-related protein 6-like isoform X1 yields MLNPWARGVRGSRRKAEPKPWPRLGGEGQKPLGGHSTATWDQLYPEMRGSGSCLPARGWRSSGYFQWPTPPGSAHLVGRDCSQVWWDSPTWPCTPGGEGLLSGLGGQPCLALHPWQGGTALRSGGTAPPGSAPLVGRDCSQVWGDNPAWLCIPGREGLLSDLGGQPHGPKRCVHHPARGGQRPLPGDHWLGLQHISDLTSQPGLRTELSVDLQDVDNLTLWAHYDNFHVDNEDQFYRLTLGLYSGNAGDAFRGSGHSDSQEGSAFSTLDRDRDGCTRCVDGARTFASCSLDRSGAGWWYSNCGQADLNGPWPRNAGGRSGLHWAVGSDTRALSASTLRVHTTQAHGA; encoded by the exons ATGTTGAACCCATGGGCGAGAGGTGTACGGGGCAGCAGAAGGAAGGCAGAACCGAAGCCCTGGCCAaggctggggggagaggggcagaagcCACTTGGGGGCCACAGCACCGCCACTTGGGACCAGCTGTATCCTGAGATGAGGGGCAGTGGCAGCTGCCTGCCAGCACGAGGGTGGCGATCATCTGGATATTTTCAGTGGCCAACCCCGCCTGGCTCTGCACACCTGGTGGGGAGGGACTGCTCTCAGGTCTGGTGGGAcagccccacctggccctgcACCCCTGGTGGGGAGGGACTGCTCTCAGGTCTGGGGGGACAACCCTGCCTGGCTCTGCACCCCTGGCAGGGAGGGACTGCTCTCAGGTCTGGGGGGACAGCTCCACCTGGCTCTGCACCCCTGGTGGGGAGGGACTGCTCTCAGGTCTGGGGGGACAACCCCGCCTGGCTCTGCATCCCTGGCAGGGAGGGACTGCTCTCAGATCTGGGAGGACAACCCCACGGCCCGAAGCGGTGTGTACACCATCCAGCCAGAGGGGGCCAGCGCCCCCTTCCAG GTGACcactggctggggctgcagcacATCTCAGACCTGACCTCCCAGCCAGGCCTGCGGACCGAACTGAGCGTGGACTTGCAGGACGTGGACAACCTCACGCTCTGGGCCCACTATGACAACTTCCACGTCGACAACGAGGACCAGTTCTACCGGCTGACCCTGGGTCTGTACTCGGGGAATGCTG GGGATGCCTTCCGGGGCTCCGGCCACAGTGACAGCCAGGAGGGCAGTGCCTTCAGCACACTTGACCGTGACCGTGACGGCTGCACACGCTGCGTGGATGGCGCCCGCACCTTCGCCAGCTGCAGCCTCGACCGCTCAGGCGCTGGCTGGTGGTACAGCAACTGCGGCCAGGCCGACCTCAATGGGCCATGGCCAAGGAATGCAGGGGGCCGATCCGGCCTGCACTGGGCCGTGGGCAGTGACACGCGGGCCCTGAGTGCCAGCACACTGCGCGTTCACACCACGCAGGCCCATGGGGCCTAG
- the TRABD gene encoding traB domain-containing protein isoform X1, with protein sequence MEGEEQPPQEADAEPVVTAGVSEPVPRVLSGEPQNLSDVDAFNLLLEMKLKRRRERPNLPRTVTQLVAEDGSRVYVVGTAHFSDDSKRDVVKTIREVQPDVVVVELCQYRVSMLKMDESTLLREAKEISLEKLQQAVRQNGLMSGLMQMLLLKVSAHITEQLGMAPGGEFREAFKEASRVPFCKFHLGDRPIPVTFKRAIAALSFWQKVKLAWGLCFLSDPISKDDVERCKQKDLLEQMMAEMIGEFPDLHRTIVSERDVYLTYMLRQAAQRLELPRSSDAEPRKCIPAVVVGVVGMGHVPGIEKNWSTDLNIQEIMTVPPPSISGRVSRLAVKAAVLGLLGYGLYWMGRRTVSLVLSLPAAQYCLQRVAAARPPK encoded by the exons ATGGAGGGGGAGGAGCAGCCGCCGCAGGAG GCCGACGCGGAGCCTGTGGTGACGGCAGGGGTGTCGGAGCCGGTGCCCAGGGTGCTTTCTGGAGAACCCCAGAACCTGT CCGATGTGGACGCCTTCAACCTGCTCCTGGAGATGAAGCTGAAGCGGCGGCGTGAGCGGCCCAACCTGCCGCGCACTGTGACCCAGCTGGTGGCCGAGGACGGGAGCAGGGTGTATGTGGTGGGCACAGCCCACTTCAGTGACGACAGCAAGAGGGATGTCGTGAAG ACCATCCGGGAGGTGCAGCCCGACGTGGTGGTGGTGGAGCTCTGCCAGTACCGCGTGTCCATGCTGAAGATGGACGAGAGCACGCTGCTGCGCGAGGCCAAGGAGATCAGcctggagaagctgcagcaggcCGTGAGGCAG aaCGGACTCATGTCGGGACTCATGCAGATGCTGCTGCTGAAGGTGTCCGCGCACATCACCGAGCAGCTGGGCATGGCCCCCGGCGGCGAGTTCAGGGAGGCCTTCAAGgag gccaGCAGGGTGCCTTTCTGCAAGTTCCACCTGGGCGACCGGCCCATCCCCGTCACCTTCAAGAGAGCCATCGCCGCGCTCTCCTTCTGGCAGAAGGTCAAGCTGGCCTGGGGCCTGTGTTTCCTGTCAGACCCAATCAG CAAGGACGATGTGGAGCGCTGCAAGCAGAAGGACCTGCTGGAGCAGATGATGGCCGAGATGATCGGCGAGTTCCCCGACCTGCACCGCACCATCGTCTCGGAGCGAGACGTCTACCTGACCTACATGCTGCGCCAGGCCGCCCAGCGCCTCGAGCTGCCTCGCTCCTCTGACG CCGAGCCCAGGAAGTGCATCCCCGCCGTGGTCGTGGGAGTCGTGGGCATGGGCCACGTGCCCGGCATCGAGAAGAACTGGAGCACCGACCTCAACATCCAGGAGATCATGAC cgtcCCACCGCCGTCCATCTCCGGCAGAGTGTCCCGGCTTGCTGTGAAGGCCGCTGTCCTGGGCCTGCTGGGCTACGGCCTGTACTGGATGGGCCGCCGCACTGTGAGCCTGGTGCTGTCGCTGCCGGCCGCGCAGTACTGCCTCCAGAGGGTGGCCGCCGCCCGACCTCCCAAGTAG
- the LOC105885022 gene encoding angiopoietin-related protein 5-like isoform X2 yields the protein MAAHPILCLAGLYLSLAWVSSTVQQRGPVQVVLLEPQGRDCSQIWEDNPTARSGVYTIQPEGASAPFQVLCDMHEDGGWTVIQSRDWGREKPVDFERCWQEYKEGFGDLGGDHWLGLQHISDLTSQPGLRTELSVDLQDVDNLTLWAHYDNFHVDNEDQFYRLTLGLYSGNAGDAFRGSGHSDSQEGSAFSTLDRDRDGCTRCVDGARTFASCSLDRSGAGWWYSNCGQADLNGPWPRNAGGRSGLHWAVGSDTRALSASTLRVHTTQAHGA from the exons ATGGCTGCCCATCCCATCCTGTGTCTGGCTGGCCTCTACCTCTCTCTGGCCTGGGTCAGCTCGACGGTGCAGCAGCGAGGGCCG GTGCAGGTGGTGCTGCTGGAACCCCAAG GGAGGGACTGCTCTCAGATCTGGGAGGACAACCCCACGGCCCGAAGCGGTGTGTACACCATCCAGCCAGAGGGGGCCAGCGCCCCCTTCCAG GTTCTGTGTGACATGCACGAGGACGGTGGCTGGACAGTGATTCAGAGTCGAGATTGGGGCAGGGAGAAGCCCGTGGACTTTGAGAGGTGCTGGCAGGAGTACAAGGAGGGCTTCGGAGACTTGGGAG GTGACcactggctggggctgcagcacATCTCAGACCTGACCTCCCAGCCAGGCCTGCGGACCGAACTGAGCGTGGACTTGCAGGACGTGGACAACCTCACGCTCTGGGCCCACTATGACAACTTCCACGTCGACAACGAGGACCAGTTCTACCGGCTGACCCTGGGTCTGTACTCGGGGAATGCTG GGGATGCCTTCCGGGGCTCCGGCCACAGTGACAGCCAGGAGGGCAGTGCCTTCAGCACACTTGACCGTGACCGTGACGGCTGCACACGCTGCGTGGATGGCGCCCGCACCTTCGCCAGCTGCAGCCTCGACCGCTCAGGCGCTGGCTGGTGGTACAGCAACTGCGGCCAGGCCGACCTCAATGGGCCATGGCCAAGGAATGCAGGGGGCCGATCCGGCCTGCACTGGGCCGTGGGCAGTGACACGCGGGCCCTGAGTGCCAGCACACTGCGCGTTCACACCACGCAGGCCCATGGGGCCTAG
- the PANX2 gene encoding pannexin-2: MHHLLEQSADMATALLAGEKLRELILPGAQDDKAGALAALLLQLKLELPFDRVVTIGTVLVPILLVTLVFTKNFAEEPIYCYTPHNFTRDQALYARGYCWTELRDALPGVDASLWPSLFEHKFLPYALLAFAAIMYVPALGWEFLASTRLTSELNFLLQEIDNCYHRAAEGRAPKIEKQIQSKGPGITERERREIIENAEKEKSPEQNLFEKYLERRGRSNFLAKLYLARHLLILLLSVLPISYLCTYYATQKQNEFTCALGASPDGPPGAGPVVRVSCKLPSVQLQRIIAGVDIVLLCFMNLIILVNLIHLFIFRKSNFIFDKLHKVGIKTRRQWRRSQFCDINILAMFCNENRDHIKSLNRLDFITNESDLMYDNVVRQLLAALAQSNHDATPTVRDSGIQTVDPSANPAEPDGSTEPPVVKRPRKKMKWIPTSNPLPQPFKEPLAIMRVENSKADKPKPVRRKTATDTLIAPLLDAGARAAHHYKGGAGDAGPAPAPAPDKKHARHFSLDVHPYILGTKKAKPEAVPAALPTSRSQEGGFLSQAEECGLGLATAPTKEAPLPETENPYPAEPARAGLPSGGPFHVCSPPVVPTAAPLSPAGLGKAEPLTILSRNATHPLLHINTLYEAREEEEGGPRVPQDVGDLIAIPAPQQILIATFDEPRTVVSTVEF, encoded by the exons atGCACCACCTCCTGGAGCAGTCGGCGGACATGGCGACCGCGCTGCTGGCGGGCGAGAAGCTGCGGGAGCTGATCCTGCCCGGCGCGCAGGACGACAAGGCGGGCGCGCTGGCCGCGCTGCTGCTGCAGCTGAAGCTGGAGCTGCCGTTCGACCGCGTGGTCACCATCGGCACCGTGCTCGTCCCCATCCTGCTCGTCACGCTGGTCTTCACCAAGAACTTCGCAG aGGAACCCATTTACTGTTACACCCCGCACAACTTCACCCGCGACCAGGCGCTGTACGCCCGCGGCTACTGCTGGACGGAGCTGCGGGACGCGCTGCCCGGCGTGGACGCCAGCCTGTGGCCGTCGCTGTTTGAGCACAAGTTCCTGCCCTACGCGCTGCTGGCCTTCGCCGCCATCATGTACGTGCCCGCGCTGGGCTGGGAGTTCCTGGCCTCCACGCGCCTCACCTCCGAGCTCAACTTCCTGCTGCAGGAGATCGACAACTGCTACCACCGCGCGGCAGAGGGCCGCGCCCCCAAGATCGAGAAGCAGATCCAGTCCAAGGGGCCCGGCATCACGGAGCGCGAGAGGCGCGAGATCATCGAGAACGCGGAGAAGGAGAAGAGCCCCGAGCAGAACCTGTTCGAGAAGTACCTGGAGCGCCGCGGCCGCAGCAACTTCCTGGCCAAGCTGTACCTGGCACGGCACCTGCTCATCCTGCTGCTCAGCGTGCTGCCCATCTCCTACCTGTGCACCTACTACGCCACGCAGAAGCAGAACGAGTTCACCTGCGCGCTGGGCGCGTCCCCGGACGGGCCGCCGGGCGCGGGGCCGGTGGTGCGCGTGAGCTGCAAGCTGCCGTCGGTGCAGCTGCAGCGGATCATCGCGGGCGTGGACATCGTGCTGCTCTGCTTCATGAACCTCATCATCCTCGTCAACCTCATCCACCTCTTCATCTTCCGCAAGAGCAACTTCATCTTCGACAAGCTGCACAAGGTGGGCATCAAGACGCGCCGGCAGTGGCGCCGCTCGCAGTTCTGCGACATCAACATCCTGGCCATGTTCTGCAACGAGAACCGCGACCACATCAAGTCGCTCAACCGGCTGGACTTCATCACCAACGAGAGCGACCTCATGTACGACAACGTGGTGCGGCAGCTGCTGGCCGCGCTGGCCCAGTCCAACCACGACGCCACGCCCACCGTGCGCGACTCGGGCATCCAGACCGTGGACCCCAGCGCCAACCCGGCCGAGCCCGACGGCTCCACCGAGCCGCCCGTGGTGAAGCGGCCCCGCAAGAAGATGAAGTGGATCCCCACCAGCAACCCGCTGCCCCAGCCCTTCAAGGAGCCGCTGGCCATCATGCGCGTGGAGAACAGCAAGGCCGACAAGCCCAAGCCCGTGCGCAGGAAGACGGCCACGGACACGCTGATCGCCCCGCTGCTGGACGCCGGTGCGCGCGCGGCCCACCACTACAAGGGCGGCGCGGGGGACgctggccccgccccggccccggcccccgaCAAGAAGCACGCCCGCCACTTCTCCCTGGACGTGCACCCCTACATCCTGGGCACCAAGAAGGCCAAGCCCGAGGCAGTGCCCGCTGCCCTGCCCACCTCGCGGAGCCAGGAAGGGGGCTTCCTGTCCCAGGCAGAGGAGTGTGGGCTGGGCCTGGCCACAGCACCCACCAAAG AGGCTCCGCTCCCGGAGACGGAAAACCCGTACCCAGCAGAGCCGGCGCGGGCAGGGCTTCCCTCTGGGGGGCCGTTCCACGTCTGCTCGCCCCCCGTGGTCCCCACGGCAGCCCCTCTGTCACCAGCCGGCCTGGGCAAGGCCGAGCCCCTCACCATCCTGAGCCGAAACGCCACTCACCCCCTGCTGCACATCAACACGCTGTACGAGGcccgggaggaggaggaagggggtcCCCGGGTGCCCCAGGACGTGGGCGACCTCATCGCCATCCCCGCCCCTCAGCAGATCCTCATAGCCACCTTCGACGAGCCCAGAACAGTCGTGAGTACCGTGGAGTTCTGA
- the TRABD gene encoding traB domain-containing protein isoform X2: MEGEEQPPQEADAEPVVTAGVSEPVPRVLSGEPQNLSDVDAFNLLLEMKLKRRRERPNLPRTVTQLVAEDGSRVYVVGTAHFSDDSKRDVVKTIREVQPDVVVVELCQYRVSMLKMDESTLLREAKEISLEKLQQAVRQNGLMSGLMQMLLLKVSAHITEQLGMAPGGEFREAFKEASRVPFCKFHLGDRPIPVTFKRAIAALSFWQKVKLAWGLCFLSDPISKDDVERCKQKDLLEQMMAEMIGEFPDLHRTIVSERDVYLTYMLRQAAQRLELPRSSDAEPRKCIPAVVVGVVGMGHVPGIEKNWSTDLNIQEIMTVSRLAVKAAVLGLLGYGLYWMGRRTVSLVLSLPAAQYCLQRVAAARPPK, encoded by the exons ATGGAGGGGGAGGAGCAGCCGCCGCAGGAG GCCGACGCGGAGCCTGTGGTGACGGCAGGGGTGTCGGAGCCGGTGCCCAGGGTGCTTTCTGGAGAACCCCAGAACCTGT CCGATGTGGACGCCTTCAACCTGCTCCTGGAGATGAAGCTGAAGCGGCGGCGTGAGCGGCCCAACCTGCCGCGCACTGTGACCCAGCTGGTGGCCGAGGACGGGAGCAGGGTGTATGTGGTGGGCACAGCCCACTTCAGTGACGACAGCAAGAGGGATGTCGTGAAG ACCATCCGGGAGGTGCAGCCCGACGTGGTGGTGGTGGAGCTCTGCCAGTACCGCGTGTCCATGCTGAAGATGGACGAGAGCACGCTGCTGCGCGAGGCCAAGGAGATCAGcctggagaagctgcagcaggcCGTGAGGCAG aaCGGACTCATGTCGGGACTCATGCAGATGCTGCTGCTGAAGGTGTCCGCGCACATCACCGAGCAGCTGGGCATGGCCCCCGGCGGCGAGTTCAGGGAGGCCTTCAAGgag gccaGCAGGGTGCCTTTCTGCAAGTTCCACCTGGGCGACCGGCCCATCCCCGTCACCTTCAAGAGAGCCATCGCCGCGCTCTCCTTCTGGCAGAAGGTCAAGCTGGCCTGGGGCCTGTGTTTCCTGTCAGACCCAATCAG CAAGGACGATGTGGAGCGCTGCAAGCAGAAGGACCTGCTGGAGCAGATGATGGCCGAGATGATCGGCGAGTTCCCCGACCTGCACCGCACCATCGTCTCGGAGCGAGACGTCTACCTGACCTACATGCTGCGCCAGGCCGCCCAGCGCCTCGAGCTGCCTCGCTCCTCTGACG CCGAGCCCAGGAAGTGCATCCCCGCCGTGGTCGTGGGAGTCGTGGGCATGGGCCACGTGCCCGGCATCGAGAAGAACTGGAGCACCGACCTCAACATCCAGGAGATCATGAC AGTGTCCCGGCTTGCTGTGAAGGCCGCTGTCCTGGGCCTGCTGGGCTACGGCCTGTACTGGATGGGCCGCCGCACTGTGAGCCTGGTGCTGTCGCTGCCGGCCGCGCAGTACTGCCTCCAGAGGGTGGCCGCCGCCCGACCTCCCAAGTAG